A single region of the Thermomicrobiales bacterium genome encodes:
- a CDS encoding DUF1684 domain-containing protein: MESTASNKRLDDFRAHKDDYFASGAHSPLDPADQVGFEGLAYFPYDPALQFELEIEPMDEQGSPLTLDTSDGQRVDFMIAGKVRFLVDNGEYELTLLKDYDRGRYFLPFHDATNGLETYSNGRYLDPQQKPNGKLTIDFNYAYNPYCAYADGWSCPLPPEQNRLPVELRAGEKTFRRDSSGR, translated from the coding sequence ATGGAATCCACAGCAAGCAACAAGCGACTCGACGACTTTCGCGCGCACAAAGACGACTATTTCGCCTCCGGAGCACACTCCCCGTTGGATCCAGCCGATCAAGTCGGATTCGAGGGGCTTGCGTACTTTCCGTACGATCCAGCCCTGCAGTTCGAGCTGGAGATCGAGCCGATGGACGAGCAAGGCTCTCCGCTCACGCTCGACACCAGCGACGGCCAGCGAGTCGACTTCATGATCGCCGGCAAGGTGCGCTTCCTGGTCGACAACGGCGAATATGAACTGACGCTGCTCAAGGATTACGATCGAGGGCGGTACTTTCTGCCCTTTCACGACGCCACCAATGGGTTGGAGACGTACAGCAACGGCCGCTATCTCGATCCACAGCAGAAACCGAACGGCAAGCTGACGATCGATTTCAACTACGCCTACAACCCCTATTGCGCCTATGCCGACGGATGGTCGTGCCCGCTGCCTCCCGAGCAGAACCGTCTGCCAGTCGAGCTGCGAGCCGGTGAGAAGACGTTCCGTCGCGACTCGTCAGGGAGATAA
- the murI gene encoding glutamate racemase, with amino-acid sequence MIRTLDPIGVFDSGVGGLSVLRALRAQMPGESFVYLGDSAFCPYGEKDDATIEQRVHLLVGELFEQGAKAAVIACNTACAVAIGSLRQKHSAPIIGLEPAVKPAVRRSKSKRVAVLATPRTARGEKLRQLIDVHGSGAVVETIPASGLVDLIESGRGDGREIRYRLSDLLEGPLARGCDVVVLGCTHYPFLAGTIAEIVGPSVAIVSSGAPVARQTETVLRRAGLRSNATGNGECRYLTTGDPAAFDSIASVLLGMPVHSERVGLEHVVPTM; translated from the coding sequence GTGATCCGGACTCTCGATCCCATCGGGGTATTCGATTCAGGCGTAGGAGGGTTGAGCGTACTCCGGGCGCTGCGCGCTCAGATGCCGGGGGAGTCGTTCGTTTACCTGGGTGATTCGGCGTTCTGCCCGTACGGCGAGAAGGACGATGCGACCATCGAGCAGCGCGTGCATCTGCTGGTCGGCGAACTTTTCGAGCAGGGCGCCAAAGCCGCGGTCATTGCCTGCAACACTGCCTGCGCGGTCGCGATCGGCTCGTTGCGGCAGAAACACTCCGCTCCCATCATCGGTTTGGAGCCCGCTGTGAAGCCTGCAGTTCGCCGATCGAAATCGAAGCGGGTTGCGGTGCTCGCGACACCACGTACTGCGCGTGGGGAGAAACTGCGGCAACTCATCGACGTTCATGGCTCCGGTGCGGTGGTCGAAACGATTCCGGCGTCTGGTCTCGTCGATCTCATCGAGTCAGGGCGTGGTGATGGGCGGGAGATCCGCTATCGCTTGAGCGATCTCCTGGAGGGACCGCTTGCCCGTGGGTGCGATGTCGTCGTGTTGGGGTGCACCCACTATCCGTTCTTGGCCGGAACCATCGCTGAGATCGTCGGGCCGAGCGTGGCGATCGTCTCGAGCGGCGCCCCGGTTGCGCGTCAAACCGAAACCGTCCTGCGGCGCGCCGGATTGCGTTCGAACGCGACCGGGAACGGCGAGTGCCGCTACCTCACGACGGGTGATCCGGCCGCGTTCGATTCGATTGCGAGCGTATTGCTCGGCATGCCCGTTCACTCGGAACGTGTCGGATTGGAGCACGTCGTCCCGACAATGTGA